A segment of the Nevskiales bacterium genome:
CTGCCCGTGCTGCCGCAGGTGCACGACGGCCAGCACCAGGCGCTGATGCTGCGCTACCCCGAGGATAGCGACCGCCAGTGGGTGTTGCGCCTGTGGCCTTCGGCCTGGCGTCTGTCCGGCGTCGGCGGCGAATCGCGGCCGCTGTGGGTAGGCAATGTCAGCCTGCAGCGCGTGCAAACCCTGTTCAATCTCGCCAGCGCGCCGCTCACCGAGCGCGACTTCGACGCGCCGCTGGCGCTGCTGGAATCGCAGCTGGCGGGCCGCACGCCCCTGGTCGTGCGCCAAGCGCAGGACTATCGACCGGATGCGGTCACGCGCTGGGATGGCCGCGTGCTGCTGCTGGACACGCCGACGGCTAGCGCAGACTGAGGGCGGCCAGCCTAGTCGCTCTGGCCCCAGGGCTTGAGCAGCGTCTGCGGCAGGTCCAACTGGTCGAGCACGCGCGCGACCATGAAGTCCACGAGGTCGTCGAGCGTTTTCGGCGCGTGATAGAAACCCGGCGCGGCCGGCATCACCACCGCCCCCATCTCGGCCAGGGTCAACATATGGCGCAGATGCACCGCCGACAGCGGCGTCTCGCGCACGACCAGGATTAGCTTGCGCTGCTCCTTGAGCATCACGTCCGCCGCGCGCTCGATCAGGTTGTCGCTGGCGCCGACCGCCACCGCCGACAGGCAGCCGGTGGTGCAGGGACAGATCACCATCGCGCGCACCCGCGCCGAGCCGCTGGCCACCGGGGCGGTCCATTCCTGCTCGCCGAACACGCTGAGTTGGCCGTCGGCGGCGCCGTAGCGCGCGCCCAGCTCGCGCTGCACATCGGCCGGGCGCCTCGGCAGGGTCAGGCCACATTCCATCGCGAGCACGATGC
Coding sequences within it:
- a CDS encoding flavin prenyltransferase UbiX, with amino-acid sequence MALALTGASGGQYGLRLLECLLRAQVPVYLMLSEAARIVLAMECGLTLPRRPADVQRELGARYGAADGQLSVFGEQEWTAPVASGSARVRAMVICPCTTGCLSAVAVGASDNLIERAADVMLKEQRKLILVVRETPLSAVHLRHMLTLAEMGAVVMPAAPGFYHAPKTLDDLVDFMVARVLDQLDLPQTLLKPWGQSD